In the genome of Halococcus agarilyticus, one region contains:
- a CDS encoding Gfo/Idh/MocA family protein: MALKIGVLGYRFMGRAHSNAFARLPMFFPDAPDLERHTLVGRDEDALADAADRLDFATTATDWETAIDDVDVFYNLGPNFVHPEPSIAALESDVPVFCEKPLAPTLEDAERMAGAAEESDAIAGCAFNYRFVPAIQYAKNLIEAGELGAIRQVRGKYLQDWGVDPAEPWSWRMDEELAGSGALGDLGAHTIDLARFLVGDRAGAIERISGQLRTFVDERPVDGDGSGNETREVTVDDAYSAQAEFANGAMGTFEASRVADGHKNDHTIAIHGTEGSLRFSLERLNELELLRDGDRGYETVLVTDADDPYVDHWWPPGHVLGWEHTFVHEDYEFLSAVAGDGAFHPSFADGLAVQRALDAIERSDDRGEWVAVE, translated from the coding sequence ATGGCACTGAAGATCGGCGTTCTCGGCTACCGGTTCATGGGGCGGGCCCACTCGAACGCGTTCGCACGACTCCCGATGTTCTTCCCCGACGCGCCCGACCTCGAACGACACACCCTGGTCGGCCGCGACGAGGACGCGCTCGCGGACGCTGCGGATCGGCTGGACTTCGCCACCACCGCCACCGACTGGGAGACGGCGATCGACGACGTGGACGTGTTCTACAACCTCGGGCCGAACTTCGTCCATCCCGAGCCCTCGATCGCGGCGCTCGAATCGGACGTCCCGGTGTTCTGTGAGAAGCCGCTCGCACCGACCCTGGAGGACGCCGAGCGGATGGCCGGGGCGGCCGAGGAGAGCGACGCGATCGCGGGCTGTGCGTTCAACTACCGGTTCGTGCCCGCGATCCAGTACGCGAAGAACCTGATCGAAGCGGGCGAGCTCGGCGCGATCCGCCAGGTTCGCGGGAAGTACCTTCAGGACTGGGGTGTCGATCCCGCGGAGCCGTGGTCGTGGCGGATGGACGAGGAGCTTGCCGGCAGTGGCGCGCTCGGCGATCTCGGTGCGCACACGATCGACCTCGCGCGATTCCTCGTCGGCGACCGCGCAGGCGCGATCGAGCGAATCAGCGGCCAGCTCCGGACGTTCGTCGACGAGCGGCCCGTCGATGGCGACGGTAGCGGGAACGAAACCCGCGAGGTCACCGTTGACGACGCGTACTCGGCCCAGGCCGAATTCGCCAACGGTGCGATGGGCACCTTCGAGGCCTCGCGGGTCGCCGACGGCCACAAGAACGATCACACGATCGCGATCCACGGGACGGAGGGCAGCCTCCGGTTCTCGCTCGAACGTCTCAACGAACTCGAACTGCTCCGTGATGGCGATCGGGGTTACGAAACGGTGCTCGTCACCGACGCCGACGACCCCTACGTCGATCACTGGTGGCCACCGGGCCACGTCCTCGGCTGGGAACACACCTTCGTTCACGAGGACTACGAATTCCTGTCGGCGGTCGCTGGGGACGGGGCGTTCCACCCCTCCTTCGCCGACGGTCTCGCCGTCCAGCGGGCGCTCGACGCGATCGAGCGCAGCGACGACCGCGGCGAGTGGGTCGCGGTCGAGTGA
- a CDS encoding Gfo/Idh/MocA family protein: MPRATPLRVGVIGTGYIGTTVGGQFHRHPDATVAAITDIAPEPRAEAAAAFGVGEDSLYDDFRAMIEEASLDAILVGTPHTLHYDQVMAGFDHDLHVFCDKPLTTDLGRAREIAERAETSDRTLMVGYQRHLNPAFVAARERFRESEPQWITAEITQNWLSDFTGTWRTDPDLSGGGMLYDTGSHLLDAVLWTTGLKPTAVSSRMRFADDEQRVDAETTVLIEFANGATANVSVSGDSPCVREHIHCWDDDGAVYLDGREWEPRTVTEIDAESTEHSPYIDRNEGPNKAEAFLTAIDEDRAPPATARDALRVTAVTEAAYEAARSDEWVDVALD; the protein is encoded by the coding sequence ATGCCACGGGCAACACCGCTGCGAGTCGGAGTCATCGGCACCGGCTACATCGGCACGACGGTCGGCGGGCAGTTCCACCGCCATCCGGACGCGACCGTCGCGGCGATCACCGACATCGCCCCCGAGCCCCGTGCCGAGGCCGCGGCCGCGTTCGGCGTCGGCGAGGACTCGCTGTACGACGATTTCCGGGCGATGATCGAGGAAGCGTCGCTCGACGCGATCCTCGTCGGGACGCCGCACACCCTCCACTACGACCAGGTGATGGCGGGGTTCGACCACGACCTCCACGTGTTCTGTGACAAGCCGCTGACGACGGATCTCGGCCGTGCCCGGGAGATCGCCGAGCGCGCCGAGACGAGCGATCGAACCCTGATGGTGGGGTATCAGCGCCACCTCAATCCGGCGTTCGTGGCGGCGCGCGAACGGTTCCGCGAGAGCGAGCCGCAGTGGATCACCGCGGAGATCACCCAGAACTGGCTGTCCGACTTCACGGGCACGTGGCGGACCGATCCCGACCTCTCGGGTGGCGGGATGCTCTACGATACCGGGAGCCACCTGCTCGACGCGGTGCTCTGGACCACAGGACTGAAGCCGACGGCGGTCTCCTCGCGGATGCGCTTCGCGGACGACGAGCAGCGGGTCGACGCCGAGACCACGGTGTTGATCGAGTTCGCGAACGGGGCGACCGCGAACGTCTCGGTCTCGGGCGATTCGCCCTGCGTTCGCGAGCACATCCACTGCTGGGACGACGACGGCGCGGTGTACCTCGACGGCCGGGAGTGGGAGCCGCGGACGGTCACGGAGATCGACGCCGAGAGCACCGAGCACAGCCCCTATATCGACCGAAACGAGGGGCCGAACAAGGCCGAGGCGTTCCTCACGGCGATCGACGAGGACCGTGCGCCGCCAGCGACGGCCCGCGACGCGCTGCGCGTGACCGCCGTGACCGAGGCGGCCTACGAGGCCGCCCGCTCGGACGAGTGGGTCGACGTCGCGCTCGACTGA
- a CDS encoding carbohydrate kinase family protein, with amino-acid sequence MTDPAILVAGETLIDFLPAGPGPLSGVESFSRRAGGAAANVAIGLSRLDRPPWFLTNVSTDGFGEFLATTLDENGVPGRLVTRSDHPTTLAFVAHDADADRSFTFYGADSADGHLDAGVVPERVLDGVEWICVDAPVALAAEPARSALLDLCERARDRGCRVAFDPNTRRELWPDDETLHGTLDAMLARTDVVKTSVEDLDGTSLAADDPTDLATNLFAAGPHTVFVTQGADGSRALAADRAPWGAVDVSHPGYDVEPVDATGAGDAFLAGVLCGLAADEPLDELLGFANAVAALTTTEAGAIDALPDRDAVAALRE; translated from the coding sequence ATGACCGATCCCGCGATCCTCGTCGCCGGCGAGACCCTGATCGACTTCCTGCCCGCGGGGCCGGGACCACTCTCCGGGGTCGAGTCGTTCTCGCGCCGGGCGGGCGGTGCGGCCGCGAACGTCGCGATCGGGCTCTCCCGGCTCGACCGCCCGCCGTGGTTCCTGACGAACGTCTCGACCGACGGGTTCGGCGAGTTCCTCGCGACGACGCTCGACGAGAACGGGGTTCCAGGCCGGCTCGTGACCCGCTCCGATCACCCGACCACGCTCGCGTTCGTCGCCCACGACGCCGACGCCGACCGGAGCTTCACGTTCTACGGGGCGGACAGCGCCGACGGCCACCTCGATGCGGGCGTCGTTCCGGAACGCGTGCTCGATGGCGTCGAGTGGATCTGTGTCGACGCGCCGGTGGCGCTCGCGGCCGAACCCGCTCGCTCCGCACTCCTCGATCTCTGCGAGCGCGCCCGCGATCGCGGCTGTCGGGTGGCGTTCGATCCGAACACCAGGCGCGAGCTCTGGCCCGACGACGAGACCCTCCACGGAACGCTCGATGCCATGCTCGCCCGGACGGACGTCGTCAAGACCTCGGTCGAGGATCTCGACGGGACGTCGCTCGCGGCCGACGATCCCACCGACCTCGCCACGAACCTGTTCGCGGCCGGGCCGCACACCGTGTTCGTGACGCAGGGAGCCGACGGTTCGCGCGCGCTCGCCGCCGACCGTGCGCCGTGGGGAGCCGTCGACGTCTCTCACCCGGGCTACGACGTCGAACCCGTCGACGCGACCGGCGCTGGCGACGCCTTCCTCGCGGGCGTTCTTTGCGGGCTCGCCGCCGACGAACCGCTCGACGAACTCCTCGGGTTCGCCAACGCGGTCGCCGCGCTCACCACGACCGAGGCGGGGGCGATCGACGCGCTGCCCGATCGGGACGCCGTGGCGGCACTTCGGGAGTAA
- a CDS encoding UDP-3-O-(3-hydroxymyristoyl)glucosamine N-acyltransferase translates to MNVGKKARIKGGAQVDDGARIGKHATIHDGAHVGTDARIGKHVEIHENARVEAGARIDKHAHVHPGASVGKNARVGKHVHVHENARVDDGARVGKHAHIYEPEADHGR, encoded by the coding sequence ATGAACGTGGGCAAGAAGGCTCGCATCAAGGGGGGCGCACAGGTCGACGACGGGGCGCGGATCGGCAAGCACGCCACGATCCACGACGGCGCTCACGTCGGCACCGACGCCCGGATCGGGAAACACGTCGAGATCCACGAGAACGCGCGGGTCGAGGCGGGTGCTCGCATCGACAAACACGCACACGTCCACCCGGGTGCGTCGGTCGGGAAGAACGCGCGCGTGGGAAAGCACGTCCACGTCCACGAGAACGCCCGTGTCGACGACGGGGCACGGGTCGGCAAGCACGCTCACATTTACGAGCCCGAAGCCGACCACGGTCGCTGA
- a CDS encoding sugar kinase, protein MSPRVVTMGETMVLINPAESGPMKYITDFKKSLGGAESNVAIGLSRLGHDVGWISKLGADPHGEYLRSFVRGEGVDTSHVTTTPDAPTGLMFKERRALSETSVYYYRHGSAASTMTPADLPESFLADAEYLHLTGITPALSESCRETVFAAVERAREADVTISFDPNLRQKLWDDENEMRSTLLELVGATDIVLPGIEEGRALFDAEEPEAIAAACLDRGAEIAAVKLGAAGALVADHATTERVAGYEVERVVDPVGAGDGFAAGFLAGRLRDLGPVESAGLANAVGAFATTVAGDIEGLPTGEELEVFRGERDAVYR, encoded by the coding sequence ATGTCACCGCGTGTCGTCACGATGGGAGAGACGATGGTGTTGATCAACCCCGCGGAGTCGGGGCCGATGAAGTACATCACCGACTTCAAGAAGAGTCTCGGCGGCGCGGAGAGCAACGTCGCGATCGGGCTCTCCCGGCTCGGCCACGACGTCGGCTGGATCAGCAAGCTCGGCGCTGACCCCCACGGCGAGTACCTCCGCTCGTTCGTTCGCGGCGAGGGCGTCGACACGAGCCACGTGACGACCACACCCGACGCCCCGACGGGACTCATGTTCAAGGAACGTCGCGCGCTCTCCGAGACCTCGGTCTACTACTACCGCCACGGCTCGGCCGCGAGCACGATGACGCCCGCCGATCTCCCCGAATCGTTCCTCGCCGACGCCGAGTATCTCCATCTCACCGGGATCACGCCGGCCCTCAGCGAATCGTGTCGCGAAACCGTCTTCGCTGCCGTCGAACGCGCCCGCGAGGCGGACGTGACGATCTCGTTCGATCCCAACCTCCGGCAGAAGCTCTGGGACGACGAGAACGAAATGCGGTCGACGCTGCTCGAACTCGTGGGAGCGACCGATATCGTGCTCCCCGGCATCGAGGAGGGCCGGGCGCTGTTCGATGCCGAAGAGCCCGAGGCCATCGCCGCGGCGTGTCTCGATCGCGGGGCCGAGATCGCCGCGGTCAAACTCGGCGCGGCAGGCGCGCTCGTCGCCGACCATGCGACGACCGAACGCGTCGCGGGCTACGAGGTCGAGCGGGTGGTCGACCCGGTCGGCGCGGGTGACGGGTTCGCGGCGGGCTTCCTCGCCGGCCGGCTGCGCGACCTCGGCCCGGTCGAATCCGCGGGGCTCGCCAACGCGGTCGGCGCGTTCGCCACGACGGTCGCCGGCGACATCGAGGGCCTGCCCACCGGCGAGGAGCTCGAGGTGTTCCGTGGCGAACGCGACGCGGTGTATCGGTGA
- a CDS encoding dihydrodipicolinate synthase family protein, with amino-acid sequence MSSDDSTDPLSLGGVISPTITAFHDDESVDYETTAAHARFVLDRGVDGVFPLGTNGEFALLDAAERAGVVESVVDEVGGEVPVIAGVGAESTYHTVRNAERAADAGADGVVVVTPYYYPLDDEGALSHYRRVADAIDLPIYAYHIPSRTGNGLSSETLAEMADIDAVAGMKDSSKDVPWLGRAIAANPDLAVLTGADSLQFVGRVLGGVGGVSAVSNALPELVVDLHETYEAGDLDRARDLQDTLYEVRAAFEAGPYLAGVKGALSLRGFDAGPLRSPLRRMTDEGEAALESELQELGVL; translated from the coding sequence ATGAGCTCGGACGACAGCACCGATCCGCTCTCGCTCGGTGGCGTGATCTCGCCGACGATCACCGCGTTCCACGACGACGAGTCGGTCGACTACGAGACGACCGCCGCCCACGCGCGGTTCGTGCTCGATCGTGGCGTCGACGGCGTGTTCCCGCTCGGGACCAACGGCGAGTTCGCGCTGCTCGATGCCGCCGAGCGCGCGGGTGTCGTGGAGTCGGTCGTCGACGAGGTCGGCGGCGAGGTCCCGGTGATCGCCGGCGTCGGCGCGGAGAGCACCTATCATACGGTGCGCAACGCCGAACGCGCCGCCGATGCGGGAGCCGACGGCGTGGTGGTCGTCACGCCGTACTACTATCCGCTCGACGACGAGGGCGCGCTCTCACACTACCGACGGGTCGCCGACGCGATCGACCTCCCGATCTACGCGTACCACATCCCAAGTCGGACCGGCAACGGCCTCTCGTCGGAGACGCTCGCCGAGATGGCCGATATCGACGCGGTCGCCGGGATGAAGGATTCGAGCAAGGACGTACCGTGGCTCGGCCGCGCCATCGCCGCCAACCCGGATCTCGCCGTCCTCACCGGCGCGGACTCACTCCAGTTCGTTGGCCGTGTGCTTGGCGGCGTCGGCGGCGTGAGCGCGGTGTCGAACGCCCTCCCCGAACTCGTCGTCGACCTCCACGAGACCTACGAGGCGGGTGATCTCGACCGCGCGCGCGATCTCCAGGACACCCTCTACGAGGTCCGCGCGGCGTTCGAGGCCGGTCCGTACCTCGCGGGCGTGAAGGGGGCGCTCTCGCTCCGCGGGTTCGACGCCGGTCCGCTCCGTAGCCCGCTCCGGCGGATGACCGACGAGGGGGAGGCTGCACTCGAATCCGAACTTCAGGAGCTCGGCGTTCTCTGA
- a CDS encoding PQQ-dependent sugar dehydrogenase, with translation MDGTNHGSPRRSAAPSRRRFLSLAAAGTLASVGGLGSAVAQSPEIIRLGGEIAGWQGRAPDSIAGETNPTLTLEAGTTYRVVWENIDGMGHNFALLDSEGTVLQRTDVMSEEGETQSVEFTAREGMAEYVCEPHITSMQGSISFGDGSSEETATETSTEDESDPYIPEGSSVRLETVADGNLVAPVDFEEPPGTSTRRFVADRLGQVYLHTDDGLRAEPYVDVSDRMAEIGGEKGLLGMAFHPEFQENGRFFLRYSAPLTDDAPDSYSHTEVLAEFSADDGSEASASFVRRLLEIPEPQDTHNAGAVTFGPDGYLYVGVGDGGGAHDNNPGHVEDWYEANEGGNGQDVRENLLGSVLRIDVDGETDDKPYGIPDDNPLVGDPGLNEQFAWGFRNPWRMGFSDGRLFVADVGQNGFEEVSIVEKDKNYGWNVREGTHCFKPGPEGSRNPPEECPSQLPPDVRGGERLIDPVIEYPHSHEGRGVGSAAIGGYVYENDGIAALEGKYVFGDFRKTAETETPTGSLFAATPTDDGLWELEELVIENRENGTVGAYVLAIGRDNDGGLYVLSSAETSEGRTGAVHRIRPPNNTGQEGTTSTAENTSANETAMANTTTADTTATAETTRNATTPTTNATTSVTTTTNATITTRPTSNATAATTTGSTETTATTSGTETTTSTATTAGSDGNATTGGVSGGSSGSGPGFGALAALSGLAIGAARLLAGDDE, from the coding sequence ATGGATGGAACGAACCACGGCTCCCCACGTCGATCCGCCGCCCCGTCGCGCCGTCGATTCCTCTCGCTCGCCGCCGCCGGCACGCTCGCCAGCGTTGGCGGGCTCGGCAGCGCTGTGGCCCAGTCGCCCGAGATCATCCGACTCGGTGGCGAGATCGCCGGCTGGCAGGGTCGCGCTCCCGATTCGATCGCCGGCGAAACCAACCCCACGCTGACCCTCGAAGCCGGCACCACCTACCGCGTCGTCTGGGAGAACATCGACGGGATGGGGCACAACTTCGCGCTGCTCGATTCCGAAGGTACGGTCCTCCAGCGGACCGACGTGATGAGCGAGGAGGGCGAGACCCAGTCCGTCGAGTTCACCGCACGCGAGGGGATGGCCGAGTACGTCTGCGAACCACACATCACCTCGATGCAGGGCTCGATCAGCTTCGGCGACGGATCGAGCGAGGAAACGGCCACGGAGACCTCAACCGAAGACGAGAGCGACCCCTACATCCCGGAGGGGTCGTCGGTCCGTCTCGAAACCGTCGCCGACGGGAATCTCGTGGCCCCGGTCGACTTCGAGGAGCCACCCGGAACGTCGACCCGGCGGTTCGTCGCCGACCGGCTGGGTCAGGTGTATCTCCACACCGACGACGGCCTGCGCGCGGAGCCGTACGTCGACGTGAGCGATCGGATGGCCGAGATCGGTGGCGAGAAGGGACTGCTGGGGATGGCGTTCCATCCCGAGTTCCAGGAGAACGGACGATTCTTCCTGCGTTACAGCGCACCGCTGACCGACGACGCGCCGGATTCGTACTCCCACACGGAGGTGCTCGCGGAGTTTTCGGCGGACGACGGCTCGGAGGCCAGCGCGAGCTTCGTGCGCCGACTGCTCGAAATTCCCGAGCCCCAGGACACCCACAACGCCGGCGCGGTCACGTTCGGACCCGACGGCTACCTCTACGTGGGCGTGGGCGACGGCGGCGGCGCACACGACAACAACCCCGGTCACGTCGAGGACTGGTACGAGGCGAACGAGGGCGGCAACGGCCAGGACGTCAGGGAGAACCTCCTCGGAAGCGTTCTCCGGATCGACGTCGACGGCGAAACGGACGACAAACCGTACGGCATCCCCGACGACAACCCGCTGGTGGGCGACCCCGGGTTGAACGAACAGTTCGCGTGGGGCTTTCGCAACCCGTGGCGGATGGGGTTTTCCGACGGGCGGCTGTTCGTCGCCGACGTCGGCCAGAACGGGTTCGAGGAGGTCAGCATCGTCGAGAAGGACAAGAACTACGGCTGGAACGTCCGCGAGGGCACGCACTGTTTCAAACCCGGGCCCGAGGGGAGTCGCAACCCGCCCGAAGAGTGCCCGAGCCAGCTCCCGCCGGACGTCCGCGGCGGCGAGCGACTCATCGATCCGGTCATCGAGTACCCGCACAGCCACGAGGGGCGGGGCGTCGGTTCGGCGGCCATCGGCGGCTACGTCTACGAGAACGACGGGATCGCAGCGCTCGAGGGGAAGTACGTCTTCGGCGACTTCCGGAAGACCGCCGAGACCGAGACCCCGACCGGGTCGCTGTTCGCCGCCACGCCGACCGACGACGGGCTCTGGGAGCTCGAAGAGCTCGTGATCGAGAACCGGGAGAACGGGACCGTCGGCGCGTACGTCCTCGCCATCGGACGGGACAACGACGGCGGCCTTTACGTACTATCGAGCGCGGAGACCTCCGAGGGACGAACCGGCGCGGTCCACCGCATCCGCCCGCCGAACAACACAGGACAGGAGGGGACCACGTCGACCGCCGAAAACACATCCGCCAACGAGACGGCGATGGCCAACACGACGACAGCCGACACGACGGCGACGGCCGAGACGACACGGAACGCCACAACCCCGACGACGAACGCGACGACGAGCGTCACGACGACGACGAACGCCACCATTACCACCAGGCCGACGTCGAACGCGACCGCAGCGACCACGACGGGTTCCACCGAGACGACCGCGACAACAAGTGGGACCGAAACCACCACGAGCACCGCGACGACGGCCGGTAGCGATGGGAACGCGACGACAGGCGGTGTCTCGGGAGGATCGAGCGGCTCCGGGCCTGGCTTCGGCGCGCTCGCGGCGCTTTCGGGGCTCGCGATCGGTGCGGCACGGCTGCTGGCCGGGGACGACGAGTAG
- the purH gene encoding bifunctional phosphoribosylaminoimidazolecarboxamide formyltransferase/IMP cyclohydrolase, translated as MTRIAGIAGNRGRNLRRIADREPGGATLAVVLAADPDAPALDAAAERGIPTEVVERNGDESDAAHERRLLDRLDEYDVDLVCLDGYMRVLTSEFIEDAPLAFNVHPSLLPAFPGKDAHEQVLDAGVSVTGCTVHVVTETVDGGPIVTQEAVPVHGDDDPDSLKRRVLTEAEFAAYPRAVRWFAEDRLAIEGEGDDRRVRVEGDTGGAGGGDGDDEASDDTGSAFPSRRMTSTERAAELRYGENPHQAAAMYADRTTDAASVVDADQVNEGAKGLSYNNYNDTDAALGLVREFDEPAAAVIKHTNPAGCATADDLATAYDRALATDPMSAFGGIVALNRECDAATAEEIVESFKEVVIAPGYTDDALSVLTAEENLRVLDTDGFGPEAGRFVEKPITGGRLVQERDTQVLSPDGLEVVTEREPTDAQIESMCFAWQVIKHVKSNAIVFADGTQTSGIGMGQVSRVDAVRLAAMKADEHAEGTSAAGSVMASDAFFPFPDGIEAAAEAGIEAVVQPGGSVNDDDVIAAADDLGVAMAFTGQRAFRHD; from the coding sequence ATGACACGGATCGCCGGCATTGCGGGCAATCGTGGACGAAACCTCCGCCGGATCGCCGACCGGGAGCCGGGCGGCGCGACCCTCGCAGTGGTACTCGCAGCCGACCCCGACGCCCCCGCACTCGACGCCGCGGCCGAGCGCGGGATTCCGACCGAAGTCGTCGAACGAAACGGCGACGAATCCGACGCCGCCCACGAGCGGCGGCTCCTCGATCGGCTCGACGAGTACGACGTCGACCTCGTCTGTCTCGACGGCTACATGCGCGTGCTCACGAGCGAGTTCATCGAGGATGCACCGCTGGCGTTCAACGTCCATCCGTCGCTGCTCCCCGCCTTTCCGGGAAAGGATGCCCACGAACAAGTGCTCGACGCTGGCGTGAGCGTGACCGGCTGCACGGTCCACGTCGTCACCGAGACGGTCGACGGCGGCCCGATCGTGACTCAGGAAGCAGTCCCGGTCCACGGTGACGACGACCCCGACTCGCTCAAGCGGCGGGTGCTCACCGAGGCGGAGTTCGCGGCCTACCCCCGAGCTGTCCGGTGGTTCGCCGAGGATCGACTCGCAATCGAAGGCGAGGGTGACGACCGCCGGGTTCGCGTCGAGGGCGATACTGGAGGGGCTGGCGGCGGCGACGGGGACGATGAGGCCAGCGACGACACGGGGAGCGCGTTCCCGTCGCGGCGCATGACGAGCACCGAGCGCGCCGCCGAACTCCGATACGGCGAGAACCCACACCAGGCGGCTGCGATGTACGCCGACCGCACCACCGACGCGGCGAGCGTCGTCGACGCCGATCAGGTGAACGAAGGCGCGAAGGGGCTCTCGTACAACAACTACAACGACACCGACGCCGCGCTCGGCCTCGTTCGAGAGTTCGACGAGCCGGCGGCCGCGGTGATCAAACACACCAACCCGGCGGGGTGTGCGACCGCCGACGACCTCGCGACCGCCTACGACCGCGCGCTCGCCACCGACCCGATGAGCGCCTTCGGTGGGATCGTCGCGCTGAACCGGGAGTGCGACGCCGCGACCGCCGAGGAGATCGTCGAATCGTTCAAGGAGGTCGTGATCGCACCCGGCTACACCGACGACGCGCTTTCGGTGCTGACGGCCGAGGAGAACCTCCGGGTGCTCGACACCGACGGGTTCGGCCCCGAGGCGGGCCGCTTCGTCGAGAAACCCATCACCGGGGGTCGACTCGTCCAGGAGCGCGACACGCAGGTACTCTCGCCCGATGGTCTGGAGGTCGTGACCGAGCGCGAGCCGACCGACGCACAGATCGAGTCGATGTGCTTCGCGTGGCAGGTCATCAAGCACGTGAAGTCGAACGCGATCGTGTTCGCCGACGGAACCCAGACTTCGGGCATCGGGATGGGGCAGGTCTCCAGAGTCGACGCGGTGCGGCTCGCGGCGATGAAGGCCGACGAGCACGCCGAGGGGACGAGCGCGGCGGGATCGGTGATGGCCTCGGATGCCTTCTTCCCGTTCCCCGACGGGATCGAGGCGGCGGCGGAGGCGGGGATCGAGGCGGTCGTCCAGCCGGGTGGCTCGGTGAACGACGACGACGTGATCGCCGCCGCCGACGATCTCGGCGTGGCGATGGCGTTCACCGGCCAGCGCGCGTTCCGTCACGACTGA
- a CDS encoding phosphatase PAP2 family protein has translation MVQPGRGLGISDALGELFGEIGVVVLAALTQLGDVWFLFVLAGSLYLLSTRPGNPLSRRHGAFVLALPIVYVVTVQALKGVFMLPRPPDAGIAAAIPWLPSLLAPVYENAATAEGYGFPSGHALGTTLVWGGVALVTEYRSWRARLAVATAAVVAVSFSRLALGVHYLVDVVVGTAIGAVLLYAIYRLADRGTDPGRAFLVAVAIGVVGVLNQVTFDSVAALGGAAGAWLAWYALVDREPATPRTPAMAAVSVATLVLAGVLFLVLYFSVPPTPVTAIGSTIAAAAIVAAPDVGQRVISAVRS, from the coding sequence GTGGTTCAGCCCGGACGCGGGCTCGGGATTTCGGACGCGCTCGGGGAGCTGTTCGGCGAGATCGGCGTCGTCGTGCTCGCGGCGCTCACCCAGCTCGGCGACGTCTGGTTCCTGTTCGTTCTCGCCGGGAGTCTCTATCTCCTGTCGACACGGCCTGGCAATCCGCTTTCCCGCCGGCACGGCGCGTTCGTCCTCGCGCTACCGATCGTGTACGTCGTGACGGTCCAGGCGCTGAAGGGCGTCTTCATGCTCCCGCGCCCCCCGGATGCCGGGATCGCCGCCGCGATCCCGTGGCTCCCGTCGCTTCTCGCGCCCGTCTACGAGAACGCCGCCACCGCCGAGGGATACGGGTTCCCGAGCGGCCACGCGCTCGGCACGACGCTCGTCTGGGGTGGCGTGGCGCTCGTCACCGAGTACCGATCCTGGCGAGCGCGCCTCGCCGTCGCGACCGCCGCCGTCGTGGCGGTGTCGTTCTCACGCCTCGCGCTCGGGGTCCACTACCTCGTCGACGTGGTCGTCGGAACGGCGATCGGCGCGGTGCTCCTGTACGCGATCTACCGGCTCGCCGACCGCGGCACCGATCCCGGGCGCGCGTTCCTCGTGGCGGTCGCGATCGGCGTCGTCGGGGTGCTCAACCAGGTCACCTTCGACAGCGTCGCCGCGCTTGGCGGGGCGGCCGGGGCGTGGCTCGCGTGGTACGCGCTGGTCGATCGGGAGCCGGCGACGCCCCGTACCCCGGCGATGGCCGCCGTCAGCGTGGCGACGCTGGTGCTCGCCGGCGTCCTCTTTCTCGTACTGTACTTTTCGGTACCGCCGACGCCGGTGACGGCGATCGGGAGCACGATCGCCGCCGCCGCGATCGTCGCCGCGCCGGACGTCGGCCAGCGGGTGATCTCGGCGGTCCGTTCGTGA